One Roseimaritima multifibrata DNA window includes the following coding sequences:
- a CDS encoding XrtA system polysaccharide deacetylase yields MLPNILTVDVEDYFQVSAFEHRIDRSTWDARECRVEKNTDRMLQLFDDCNVLGTFFVLGWVAERYPQLVQRIVAAGHELASHGYWHQLVYDLTPDEFRTDVRTSRDILQQTGGVPVTAYRAPSFSIVQRSMWALDILVEEGYTVDSSIFPIRHDRYGVPDALPQIHERQTTAGPITEVPPSFWTSRSGNVPIGGGYFRLFPLTVTKHAISRVQSQGRPAMFYIHPWEIDPDQPRVKDVGAKSRLRHYVGLKKTEKKLRNLLTTVPFATLNQTLQAIEPSGAP; encoded by the coding sequence TTGCTCCCTAATATCCTCACCGTCGACGTCGAAGACTACTTCCAAGTCTCCGCATTCGAGCATCGCATCGACCGATCGACATGGGACGCAAGAGAATGCCGCGTCGAAAAAAACACCGACCGGATGTTACAGCTCTTCGACGACTGCAACGTCTTGGGTACCTTTTTCGTTCTCGGCTGGGTTGCCGAGCGATACCCCCAGCTTGTGCAAAGGATTGTCGCGGCCGGCCACGAACTAGCCTCGCACGGATACTGGCATCAACTGGTCTACGACCTCACGCCCGATGAATTTCGCACCGACGTCCGCACCAGTCGCGACATTCTGCAGCAAACCGGCGGCGTTCCCGTCACCGCCTATCGGGCTCCCAGTTTTTCAATCGTGCAGCGATCGATGTGGGCCCTCGATATCTTGGTCGAGGAAGGGTACACCGTCGACAGCAGCATTTTCCCAATCAGGCACGATCGATACGGAGTCCCTGACGCGTTGCCTCAGATCCACGAGCGACAAACGACGGCCGGCCCGATCACCGAAGTCCCTCCATCCTTTTGGACCAGCCGGTCAGGCAACGTCCCGATCGGAGGCGGTTATTTCAGACTCTTCCCTTTAACCGTCACAAAGCACGCAATCTCAAGAGTCCAGTCGCAAGGGCGTCCTGCAATGTTCTACATTCACCCGTGGGAGATCGACCCCGATCAACCGCGAGTCAAAGACGTAGGAGCCAAAAGTCGCCTCCGTCACTACGTAGGCCTAAAGAAGACCGAAAAGAAACTCCGCAACCTACTAACCACCGTCCCCTTCGCCACCCTAAACCAAACACTGCAAGCCATAGAGCCGTCCGGCGCTCCCTAA
- a CDS encoding sugar transferase: MVTVDQLALEPEYAVEKIMERPVRLPELHRRHEYFQIKNGVERLAGALLLIPAAPVILACWLAVRMTSRGPGFFKQTRVGLGGQLFDVYKLRTMRQDAEADGPQWSVKGDSRITRVGRIFRNLHLDELPQLINVVKGEMVLVGPRPERPEFVGILSEEIPGYRRRLWVKPGITGLAQINLPPDCGLRCVERKQILDLHHIDTANAWLDTRMVMVTALRLCCISNERLVRTLGLDRKDLLKDCPALAPNQKPTKLTDLLEQRKYRNEWAIDPPHAARATPHLPK, from the coding sequence ATGGTAACTGTTGATCAATTGGCATTGGAGCCAGAATACGCAGTCGAAAAAATTATGGAGCGACCGGTTCGCTTGCCCGAACTGCATCGCCGCCACGAGTATTTTCAAATTAAAAACGGCGTCGAACGACTCGCCGGAGCCCTTCTCTTAATCCCTGCCGCGCCTGTCATCCTGGCCTGCTGGCTAGCGGTTCGGATGACCTCGAGGGGCCCAGGTTTTTTCAAGCAAACGCGAGTCGGTTTAGGGGGGCAGCTGTTTGATGTTTATAAGCTGCGAACGATGCGACAGGACGCGGAAGCGGATGGGCCGCAGTGGTCGGTCAAAGGGGATTCAAGGATTACCCGCGTAGGGCGAATCTTTCGCAACTTGCATCTGGACGAATTGCCCCAGTTGATCAACGTTGTCAAAGGGGAGATGGTTTTGGTGGGGCCTCGCCCGGAGCGTCCTGAATTTGTCGGGATTCTAAGTGAAGAGATCCCCGGTTACCGTCGTCGTCTGTGGGTTAAGCCAGGCATCACTGGGCTAGCTCAAATCAATTTGCCACCCGACTGTGGGCTGCGATGTGTCGAACGCAAGCAGATTCTGGATCTGCACCACATCGACACCGCCAATGCTTGGTTGGACACGCGGATGGTCATGGTGACCGCTTTGCGGCTCTGCTGCATCAGCAATGAACGTTTGGTTCGCACGCTGGGTTTAGATCGTAAGGACTTGTTAAAAGACTGTCCGGCACTGGCTCCAAATCAGAAACCAACCAAGCTGACCGATCTCTTAGAGCAACGCAAATACCGCAACGAATGGGCCATCGACCCACCGCACGCGGCCCGCGCCACCCCGCACCTACCCAAGTAA
- a CDS encoding exosortase-associated EpsI family protein produces MTTDTNPIENENKNAPATDPGPRFGSRRKALIVVVGAILISGIVHGYLDGRWVDQVDVQALGSELNQLPEKCGDWELVAETDLESNAADLLQCYGSTVREYVQPATGQRVNLAVLFGPRGPIAVHTPEVCYSSKGTEPAGDRVQAAIAGSDRFWKTQFKQRGANQNHLEVWYGWSDGGAWQAVDYPRVWMTDRLYKIQVASALNQETGESPINDFLQDFLPELKSKMHP; encoded by the coding sequence ATGACCACGGACACCAACCCAATCGAAAACGAAAATAAAAACGCGCCAGCAACCGACCCGGGGCCTCGGTTCGGCAGTCGCCGCAAGGCCCTAATTGTCGTGGTCGGAGCGATTCTGATTTCCGGGATCGTCCATGGTTACTTGGACGGACGCTGGGTCGACCAGGTCGACGTCCAGGCCTTGGGAAGTGAACTGAATCAACTTCCTGAAAAATGTGGTGATTGGGAACTCGTTGCCGAGACCGATTTGGAATCGAATGCGGCCGATCTTTTGCAATGTTATGGATCAACGGTCCGTGAATATGTCCAGCCTGCCACTGGCCAACGGGTCAATTTGGCCGTACTGTTTGGGCCGCGCGGGCCCATCGCCGTCCATACCCCCGAAGTCTGTTACAGCAGCAAAGGGACCGAGCCCGCTGGAGACCGAGTCCAGGCAGCGATCGCGGGTTCCGATCGGTTTTGGAAGACACAATTCAAACAACGCGGAGCGAACCAGAATCATCTAGAGGTCTGGTATGGGTGGAGTGATGGTGGAGCTTGGCAGGCGGTTGATTATCCCCGAGTCTGGATGACCGACCGGCTTTACAAGATCCAGGTTGCAAGTGCTTTAAACCAAGAAACAGGCGAATCTCCCATCAATGATTTTTTGCAAGATTTTTTACCCGAACTAAAATCGAAGATGCACCCGTAA
- a CDS encoding tetratricopeptide repeat protein, with amino-acid sequence MNTPTKTSTRRRSRKTRWEFNLSLFVKSVIAALVVAMIAGGLYWRQSSQLVSSLSTQVEQAGEAQDWEKQIKWLRRQQMLQQGDVDAAIQLGLAADKAAGSATSQDIGKVDRARRFLRDALAAIHNVPDDAEESQQVAQGTEEDLRRRLIKRLLQYGGLYANQIEAQVLASNATAHDPEMLRALAIAKYSIASQQSEATANPVSSADDESAQIDESNPVSAFWQTAAKQALGPLMESAWQANPDDLTLAAQLIDLCVNRPETFIAEIDSADSTATTADTDARLQTLAAEVASTIAEQKDEGRALWIVAQYKQSVDPDQTPAFLKEIAPDALARLQAHAANLPQTDGEEKGSAAKDAAKNQASDEQGYQPRWDYELVLFAATGSADDAVDAAATDLLDALIALPQIDVPASVVQGTYLARGRQWILDEKMGPALELWNQGVERLADDSLDLQLARASLLLQLQKPAQAVEATDKLNSLVRRLSVRLAGPEGSRLSANARREQQGVLDRAGWMVESMRGQADFQQGKYPEAIRRLSTVLESQAKVDTAQRVAATVLLARGYEEIQAWDQAASTYERAINLSPEQDALRAQAAQAWMRAGDIDRAAGQWASIGGSDPGVALAQLQTELNGQLTLPAPQRNYARLEQGINQLRSRLTKLAESDSPPENLSELQARNELLALALPQSQSSEAKPAIERLEELSKQYVDVIELQAAAAVGLAAAENIDGAKSALSRLETAAGADSLAYVSTQARILAQRKEWEGAVTRLQKFAEAQPEEAADVLKLAADIAMANDASQQADELLQSIPTEQQTPEQTYQRFQIALSTFSKVSSSAEDFVAAKKSLVDLEDRIREQEGEGGSWWRLARAKRLLAEWDHTGRTDPGREQKLQDALFLQAELRNNRPRWGMGLTLAGEIAARRGQTGRAITSLREGIAAGDRRISTLLLLVAELTQANRVAEAEAEFSRFEQLSSRSTMIGTLGVAIAAQKGDYEQSLKLARSGSKQNPRDTSAWLLLGQTAAYAARAAEEGPAKTALVDEAMESYAAAIQYSGDTSLAAYQARMRLLATLGKNEEVKQELLAAAKSKVSEPQRSLFVGVTYLELRDFQAALPAIQRVLRIAPENADGYLAMAEYHRLMQQDTESIAMLEKAFEVAPRRADVRNRLALAVALREGAEVPWERLQKILTEETGSGTQNQLLHALILINRGDADRQDQAAKILRELIRIGGSQADDATRMLAALERRRWAIASEANQSGDARRALGEARRLYGLLTRRPEPAPMDLYRFADLLLRAEQTADVNALADQLDQLTQGSPIALDVRLRLARQNGEEDKVKQLTEQWAKQAVQGGTFREAGAWETAGRTLSKLGFHEEALEWLGQAYKDDPTTFRVYVVGLARGRQFQRAIQVCRDHFQREQHPDAVALMADVVIIADKVNEVPEDVEALFTATLKRFGSDPRLVESLGTLRLSQQRYPEAISLYTRAEQLAPQNVRVLNNLAMALSEIPDRTADAIPRIQKAIDLYGRSPELLDTQGLVFLRNDRLPEAIEALSEATSASDDPRYRFHLLMALIRSGDEQTARSQWAQLDLRELKKSVLTPSEKRDLEAMQEKFAAHRPT; translated from the coding sequence ATGAATACTCCTACGAAAACGTCGACTCGCCGACGCTCCCGCAAAACACGGTGGGAGTTCAACCTTTCGCTGTTTGTTAAATCGGTGATCGCTGCCCTGGTAGTTGCAATGATTGCGGGAGGCCTTTACTGGCGGCAGTCGAGTCAGTTGGTTAGTTCGCTGTCGACGCAGGTTGAACAAGCGGGCGAAGCCCAGGACTGGGAAAAGCAAATCAAGTGGTTGCGGCGACAACAGATGCTCCAGCAAGGGGATGTCGACGCTGCGATTCAATTAGGGTTAGCTGCCGACAAAGCGGCTGGTTCAGCGACCAGTCAGGACATCGGCAAAGTCGATCGCGCTAGGCGATTCCTGCGGGATGCATTGGCCGCAATCCATAACGTTCCGGACGATGCGGAAGAATCCCAGCAGGTTGCTCAGGGAACTGAAGAGGACCTCCGACGCCGCTTGATCAAACGTTTGCTCCAGTACGGTGGGTTGTACGCGAATCAAATCGAAGCCCAGGTTCTGGCCAGCAACGCCACCGCTCATGATCCTGAAATGTTGCGAGCGCTTGCGATTGCCAAGTACTCGATCGCCTCTCAGCAATCCGAAGCGACAGCCAATCCTGTCAGTAGTGCGGATGATGAGTCGGCTCAAATCGATGAATCCAATCCTGTAAGTGCATTCTGGCAGACGGCCGCTAAGCAGGCCCTTGGTCCTTTGATGGAATCTGCGTGGCAGGCAAATCCCGATGATTTAACGCTTGCCGCACAGCTGATTGATCTCTGTGTGAACCGTCCAGAAACGTTTATTGCGGAAATCGATTCAGCGGATTCAACGGCGACGACGGCCGATACCGACGCAAGATTGCAGACGCTGGCAGCGGAGGTTGCCAGTACGATCGCTGAACAGAAGGACGAAGGGCGTGCCCTCTGGATTGTGGCGCAGTATAAGCAGTCGGTCGATCCTGACCAAACGCCTGCATTTCTAAAAGAAATCGCTCCTGACGCCCTTGCACGCCTTCAAGCTCACGCTGCAAATTTGCCCCAAACCGATGGGGAAGAAAAAGGTTCGGCGGCGAAAGATGCTGCTAAGAATCAGGCCTCGGATGAACAGGGCTATCAGCCTCGTTGGGATTATGAATTGGTTCTGTTCGCTGCCACCGGTTCTGCAGATGATGCTGTGGATGCAGCGGCAACCGATTTGCTGGACGCACTGATAGCGTTGCCGCAAATCGATGTTCCCGCTTCGGTCGTTCAGGGAACCTATTTGGCTCGCGGTCGGCAGTGGATTTTGGATGAAAAAATGGGGCCAGCGCTCGAATTGTGGAATCAGGGTGTGGAGCGTTTGGCCGACGATAGCCTTGACCTGCAGTTGGCTCGTGCATCGTTGTTGCTCCAATTACAGAAACCGGCACAAGCCGTGGAAGCGACCGACAAATTGAACAGCTTGGTTCGCCGCTTGTCGGTTCGGTTGGCTGGACCCGAGGGATCTCGACTGTCGGCAAACGCCCGGCGTGAGCAGCAGGGAGTGCTTGATCGAGCCGGTTGGATGGTCGAAAGCATGCGAGGGCAAGCCGATTTTCAGCAAGGAAAGTATCCCGAAGCGATTCGCCGTCTGAGCACCGTTTTGGAATCGCAGGCGAAGGTGGATACAGCACAGCGTGTCGCAGCGACCGTTTTGCTTGCCAGAGGGTACGAAGAAATCCAAGCATGGGATCAAGCGGCTTCGACTTATGAACGAGCGATCAATCTGTCCCCTGAACAAGACGCCCTGCGGGCTCAGGCCGCTCAGGCGTGGATGCGAGCCGGTGACATCGACCGTGCCGCAGGCCAATGGGCTTCGATTGGGGGAAGCGATCCAGGGGTCGCCTTGGCTCAACTGCAGACGGAACTGAACGGCCAGTTGACTTTACCTGCGCCCCAGCGAAATTATGCTCGCTTGGAACAGGGGATAAATCAACTTCGATCTCGATTGACCAAATTGGCGGAATCGGATTCGCCGCCGGAAAATTTGTCGGAACTACAGGCACGAAACGAACTGCTTGCCCTGGCTTTGCCACAGTCGCAATCAAGTGAAGCCAAGCCCGCGATCGAACGTTTGGAAGAATTGTCAAAGCAGTACGTTGACGTCATCGAATTACAAGCCGCCGCTGCGGTCGGATTGGCGGCTGCTGAAAACATTGACGGTGCCAAGTCAGCGTTAAGCCGTCTGGAAACCGCTGCCGGGGCCGATTCGTTGGCTTATGTTTCAACCCAGGCACGTATCCTGGCTCAGCGAAAGGAGTGGGAAGGGGCGGTCACGCGGCTGCAGAAATTTGCAGAGGCCCAGCCTGAGGAGGCGGCCGATGTATTGAAATTGGCGGCGGACATTGCGATGGCAAACGATGCGTCGCAGCAAGCGGATGAACTTTTGCAATCGATTCCAACAGAGCAGCAAACGCCCGAGCAAACGTATCAGCGATTCCAAATCGCATTGTCCACTTTTAGCAAGGTGAGCAGTTCGGCGGAAGATTTTGTTGCCGCCAAAAAGTCATTGGTCGATTTGGAAGATCGTATTCGCGAACAAGAAGGGGAGGGTGGTTCGTGGTGGCGGCTAGCACGAGCCAAACGACTGCTGGCCGAATGGGATCATACCGGGCGTACCGACCCTGGACGCGAACAGAAGTTGCAGGATGCATTATTCCTGCAGGCCGAACTGCGTAACAACCGGCCGCGATGGGGAATGGGGTTGACGTTGGCTGGTGAAATTGCCGCTCGGCGTGGCCAAACCGGACGGGCCATTACCTCCCTTCGAGAAGGGATCGCTGCAGGCGATCGCCGCATCTCAACCCTCTTGCTGTTGGTTGCTGAATTAACGCAGGCCAACCGGGTCGCTGAAGCGGAAGCCGAATTCAGCCGCTTTGAGCAGTTGTCCAGTCGGAGCACGATGATCGGAACCTTGGGGGTCGCAATCGCGGCTCAGAAAGGGGATTACGAACAGAGCCTAAAACTGGCCCGCAGTGGGTCCAAGCAAAACCCGCGTGATACTTCGGCCTGGTTGTTATTGGGGCAAACGGCCGCCTACGCAGCACGTGCCGCTGAGGAAGGGCCTGCGAAAACCGCGTTGGTCGACGAGGCGATGGAATCTTACGCCGCTGCCATTCAGTATTCCGGCGACACCAGCCTAGCGGCCTACCAAGCGAGAATGCGATTGCTGGCAACGCTGGGGAAAAATGAGGAGGTCAAGCAGGAATTGTTGGCTGCCGCAAAAAGTAAAGTCTCTGAACCCCAGCGGTCCTTGTTTGTGGGCGTCACCTATTTGGAACTTCGTGATTTTCAGGCGGCTCTGCCCGCGATCCAGCGTGTCTTGCGAATCGCCCCGGAAAACGCGGATGGATACTTGGCGATGGCCGAGTACCATCGCCTGATGCAACAGGATACCGAATCGATTGCGATGCTGGAAAAAGCCTTTGAAGTGGCCCCCCGACGCGCCGATGTTCGCAACCGATTGGCGCTGGCTGTCGCGCTGCGTGAGGGAGCCGAAGTGCCGTGGGAACGTTTGCAAAAAATCTTGACGGAAGAAACAGGCAGCGGTACCCAAAATCAATTGTTGCATGCCCTGATCTTGATCAATCGCGGCGACGCAGATCGTCAGGATCAGGCCGCAAAAATATTGCGTGAGCTGATTCGTATCGGTGGCTCCCAGGCGGACGATGCGACGCGAATGCTGGCCGCGCTAGAACGCCGTCGCTGGGCAATCGCGAGCGAAGCAAATCAGTCGGGCGATGCACGTCGTGCGTTGGGAGAGGCTCGCCGGTTATACGGCCTGCTGACCCGTCGCCCGGAACCGGCGCCGATGGACTTGTATCGTTTTGCCGATCTTTTGCTACGAGCCGAACAGACGGCCGATGTAAACGCTCTGGCGGATCAGCTGGACCAGTTGACGCAAGGGTCCCCGATCGCCCTCGATGTGCGATTGCGATTGGCCCGGCAAAATGGTGAAGAAGATAAAGTCAAACAGTTGACCGAACAGTGGGCCAAACAGGCCGTCCAAGGGGGCACCTTCCGGGAGGCCGGTGCGTGGGAGACCGCGGGTCGAACTTTGTCGAAGTTAGGTTTTCATGAAGAAGCCCTGGAATGGTTAGGGCAAGCTTATAAGGACGATCCCACAACGTTCCGCGTGTATGTTGTCGGGTTGGCCCGTGGACGGCAATTCCAGCGAGCCATCCAGGTGTGCCGCGACCATTTTCAGCGTGAACAGCATCCCGACGCGGTCGCCCTGATGGCCGACGTGGTTATTATCGCCGACAAGGTTAACGAAGTGCCCGAAGACGTGGAAGCGTTGTTCACAGCGACGCTGAAACGTTTTGGATCGGACCCCAGGTTGGTCGAATCGTTAGGGACCTTAAGGCTTTCGCAGCAGCGGTACCCCGAAGCGATCAGTCTGTACACACGGGCCGAACAATTGGCTCCGCAAAATGTCCGAGTTCTGAACAACTTGGCGATGGCTTTAAGCGAAATTCCCGATCGAACCGCAGACGCAATCCCACGAATCCAAAAGGCGATCGATCTATACGGTCGCAGTCCCGAACTGTTGGACACGCAGGGATTGGTTTTCCTAAGAAACGATCGATTGCCCGAAGCCATCGAAGCGCTGAGTGAAGCAACTTCCGCATCGGACGACCCAAGGTATCGCTTTCATCTGCTGATGGCATTGATACGAAGCGGAGACGAACAGACCGCCCGATCGCAGTGGGCCCAATTAGATTTAAGAGAACTAAAGAAGAGCGTCTTAACGCCGAGCGAAAAACGAGACCTAGAAGCCATGCAAGAAAAGTTCGCCGCCCACCGGCCAACGTAG
- a CDS encoding polysaccharide biosynthesis tyrosine autokinase — MYQATHLLEKNQDYVVFEGVMPTSANLAGSERQLIYTDMVLDEVLAKPEIQSLPAFADTQLAKDTMRKYMRVSGAGSASLTISYQDPDPQHAALICNEIVEAYLARREQFDNERVANLESWLSPSIDLWKEEVAGHGRRVRELSKAAYGFDPTMRVEGLENDLSVLGSLRRDLADLIVEESILEAKIAMRKAGGKDIREVVKTLPEITIPEPTSAEIARYVSSDGEVAKHRGLLADREKKIRGMEDAGFASLRQDHYEDLKKQADELRKQVQAAEKVARDRAPEVLQKHAMELAQRERESQLANLEVSTKASLASQEVQLAELKSKRSILQQEYDLEKGRLEQKGGDAADLRFAQEDREIAVGILAKLNERLAAIRTERRRGMTIQTLAAAKPPNKPLVPVPVKKMVVAGGAAFMIPFLLGLLLEFRSQRICDASGFDGQSLAPVIGEVARLPSRAGSSKRQRVFEESIDTLRANLMLSKDTRDVRTISVASSLSGEGKSSVSSQLAISLAKACGETILLIDADLRKPDQHAIFGLEMGPGLTRVLSEDVKLEDAVDKSLGDLVHVLPAGLMHQSPHRLLNSSAIRDLLDQALAKYRYVVIDTAPVLAAGETLAIAAETDATLVCMMRDLSRTDTAIRSQRRLEAAGANVVGSVFSGVPYQQYSYRYGDYNYLMAPEANQPAIK; from the coding sequence ATGTATCAAGCAACTCATTTGCTAGAAAAGAATCAGGATTATGTCGTTTTTGAAGGGGTGATGCCTACTTCGGCAAATTTGGCAGGCAGCGAGCGGCAGTTGATTTACACCGATATGGTGTTGGATGAAGTGTTGGCAAAGCCTGAAATTCAGTCGTTGCCTGCATTTGCGGACACGCAATTAGCAAAAGATACAATGCGTAAATATATGCGAGTCAGCGGTGCTGGTTCCGCTTCGTTGACGATCAGCTATCAAGACCCGGATCCACAGCACGCTGCTTTGATTTGCAATGAGATTGTGGAAGCCTATTTAGCTCGCCGCGAGCAATTTGATAACGAACGCGTTGCGAATCTGGAAAGTTGGCTGTCTCCCTCGATCGATCTTTGGAAGGAGGAGGTCGCTGGGCATGGGCGACGTGTCCGTGAACTAAGTAAAGCAGCCTACGGTTTTGATCCAACCATGCGTGTCGAGGGATTAGAGAATGATTTGTCGGTCCTTGGCTCTTTGCGGCGTGATTTGGCAGATTTGATTGTTGAGGAGTCCATACTGGAAGCCAAAATTGCGATGCGAAAGGCGGGGGGCAAAGATATTCGAGAAGTGGTGAAAACGCTTCCTGAAATTACAATTCCAGAGCCGACATCGGCCGAGATTGCTCGGTACGTTTCTTCCGACGGTGAAGTCGCCAAGCATCGTGGCTTGCTGGCGGATCGTGAGAAAAAGATCCGTGGAATGGAGGATGCTGGTTTTGCTTCGCTTCGGCAAGATCATTACGAAGATCTGAAAAAGCAAGCGGATGAACTTCGCAAGCAAGTTCAAGCGGCCGAGAAAGTGGCCCGCGATCGTGCGCCGGAAGTTCTGCAGAAACATGCGATGGAACTTGCTCAGCGTGAACGCGAATCACAATTGGCCAATCTGGAAGTGTCGACGAAGGCTTCACTGGCAAGCCAAGAAGTTCAATTGGCTGAATTGAAATCCAAGCGTTCGATTTTGCAGCAAGAGTACGATCTTGAGAAAGGGCGATTGGAGCAGAAGGGGGGCGATGCCGCAGACCTTCGATTCGCGCAGGAAGATCGTGAAATTGCAGTAGGGATTCTCGCTAAGTTGAACGAACGCTTGGCCGCGATTCGAACCGAACGTCGACGTGGAATGACGATTCAGACTTTGGCTGCGGCCAAGCCGCCTAATAAACCGCTGGTTCCTGTCCCTGTGAAAAAGATGGTTGTCGCGGGTGGGGCCGCCTTTATGATTCCTTTCCTGCTTGGATTGTTGCTGGAATTCCGCTCACAGCGTATCTGTGATGCCAGTGGGTTCGACGGACAATCGCTCGCTCCCGTGATTGGAGAAGTCGCTCGCTTGCCATCGCGAGCCGGTAGCAGCAAACGGCAACGGGTCTTTGAAGAAAGTATCGACACGCTCCGGGCGAATCTGATGCTCTCCAAAGATACGCGTGATGTTCGGACGATTTCCGTTGCCAGTAGCCTGTCGGGTGAAGGGAAAAGTAGTGTTTCCTCGCAGCTAGCGATCTCGCTTGCAAAAGCTTGCGGCGAAACGATCCTGTTGATCGATGCCGACCTTCGCAAACCGGATCAGCATGCGATCTTTGGTTTGGAAATGGGGCCTGGTTTGACTCGGGTTCTTTCCGAAGATGTGAAATTGGAGGACGCGGTCGATAAATCGCTTGGAGACTTGGTGCACGTCCTGCCGGCTGGCTTGATGCATCAAAGCCCTCATCGATTGCTCAATTCATCGGCCATTCGAGACCTCTTGGATCAAGCGTTGGCAAAGTACCGCTACGTGGTGATCGATACCGCCCCCGTGTTGGCGGCTGGCGAGACGCTGGCGATCGCTGCCGAAACGGACGCGACACTGGTCTGCATGATGCGAGACCTCAGCCGTACCGATACCGCCATCCGCAGCCAGCGAAGGTTGGAAGCTGCTGGAGCAAACGTGGTCGGGTCGGTCTTTAGTGGCGTCCCCTACCAGCAGTACTCCTATCGCTATGGCGATTACAACTATCTGATGGCTCCCGAAGCAAACCAGCCAGCGATCAAGTAG
- a CDS encoding exosortase/archaeosortase family protein, whose translation MAADRIAWASPWLWGTVAMLVVVTLYAFWPTFRWLEQAWDREPDYSHGYIVVPLSLLILWMRWETFPGIQAQVDWRGVSLILVAVAMRVVGRLAYMDFFDGWSLVPLVAGIVWLLLGWPALRWAAPAIVFLIMLVPLPYRAETMLSWKLQGVATAISTGMLRIVGLPAVSEGHTIWVNDSQLMVERACSGMRIFVGMFALAFFWAATVKRSWLDRLVIFAAVIPMALFVNALRITATGVLYQWFETPGARHVIHDWSGYLMIPVAAALLWCVKIYWEHLYRPLEIHDPTERVRAATEGA comes from the coding sequence TTGGCGGCCGATCGGATCGCTTGGGCGAGTCCCTGGTTGTGGGGAACGGTTGCGATGCTGGTGGTGGTGACGCTTTACGCGTTCTGGCCCACGTTCCGCTGGTTAGAACAGGCTTGGGATCGTGAGCCCGACTATTCGCACGGGTACATCGTGGTCCCGCTATCGTTGTTGATATTGTGGATGCGGTGGGAGACTTTCCCGGGGATTCAAGCTCAGGTCGATTGGCGTGGAGTCAGTCTTATCCTGGTAGCCGTTGCGATGCGGGTGGTAGGCCGATTGGCTTACATGGACTTCTTTGATGGTTGGTCTTTGGTTCCGCTAGTCGCTGGAATCGTCTGGTTGTTGCTCGGTTGGCCAGCGCTCCGCTGGGCGGCTCCGGCAATCGTGTTTCTGATCATGTTGGTTCCGCTTCCTTATCGTGCCGAAACGATGTTGAGCTGGAAATTGCAGGGGGTCGCCACGGCGATCAGTACGGGGATGTTACGAATCGTTGGTTTGCCTGCCGTCTCCGAGGGGCATACGATCTGGGTGAACGATTCCCAATTGATGGTCGAACGAGCCTGTTCGGGGATGCGAATCTTTGTCGGTATGTTTGCCCTCGCCTTTTTCTGGGCGGCAACGGTGAAGCGAAGCTGGCTGGATCGACTGGTAATCTTCGCGGCGGTGATTCCAATGGCGTTGTTTGTCAACGCACTTCGGATCACAGCGACCGGAGTTTTGTATCAGTGGTTTGAAACGCCAGGGGCAAGGCATGTGATCCATGATTGGTCAGGGTATTTAATGATCCCCGTGGCGGCCGCTCTGTTGTGGTGCGTCAAGATTTATTGGGAACATTTATACCGGCCACTGGAAATACACGATCCGACGGAACGGGTCCGGGCAGCCACGGAAGGTGCATAG